In a single window of the Roseofilum capinflatum BLCC-M114 genome:
- a CDS encoding sensor histidine kinase: protein MSTHRLFISAIVTMTIVSSSVLGYYSYQKAYNSLLRKLQENALQDVKDGVQAVDQWIGQRKAEVATIANSPTARTLDLKQIEPYLVQEAQRIEPFNLVAFFEVTGRFYTSQGKTNEAHDRLYFQRAMQGEVNVSDPLISRSTGLLQIVIAAPITPNAPLDPTPKGAIVAPVPLNRLEKVIEALSYGPGSYAFMLDSQGVPIVPRDLEIFGFDLNEPTSLIQSNDPVLSQLAQHMINREQGIDLVNWPNRRHYIAYVPLEEADFSIALVIPRQNIDQVLRPLHILGFMIIGLVLLMLFVVWRAQDWEQHHLRQAKEKSEKTTHELTEALGELQRTQAQLVQTEKMSSLGQLVAGVAHEFNNPVNFIHGNLVYAREYFQDLTDLVKMYQNYMPNPPKEVTDKLEEMDWEFLESDLLKLLDSMGSGTERVRQLVKGLRTFSSLDEDGCKLVNLNEHLDITLTILANRLHLKSDCREIKVIRDYEELPLVECYPGLLNQVFLNLLSNAIDAIDEASQNGKWLDNDLDPPQIELKTRVLESPCIEVMIKDNGTGIPEKIRDRIFDPFFTTKSVGKGTGLGLATSYQIVVNKHKGVLDYDSILNQGSQFYIQLPYIKQTSTELS, encoded by the coding sequence TTGAGTACACATCGTCTTTTCATTTCGGCGATCGTGACGATGACGATAGTGAGTTCGAGTGTACTAGGCTATTACAGTTATCAAAAGGCCTATAATTCTCTACTACGGAAACTTCAAGAGAATGCCCTGCAAGATGTGAAAGATGGGGTACAAGCGGTGGATCAATGGATCGGTCAGCGCAAAGCTGAAGTGGCGACGATCGCCAATAGTCCCACGGCTCGAACCCTAGATTTGAAGCAGATTGAGCCGTATTTAGTCCAAGAAGCTCAAAGAATTGAACCGTTTAATCTAGTCGCCTTTTTTGAGGTTACGGGGCGCTTTTATACGAGTCAAGGTAAGACGAATGAGGCTCACGATCGCCTGTATTTCCAGAGAGCAATGCAGGGGGAGGTCAATGTTTCCGATCCTTTGATTTCCCGTTCTACAGGTTTATTGCAGATTGTGATTGCTGCTCCCATTACTCCCAATGCTCCCCTCGATCCTACACCAAAAGGGGCGATCGTCGCTCCCGTGCCTCTGAATCGCTTAGAAAAAGTGATTGAGGCCCTATCCTATGGGCCAGGTAGTTATGCATTTATGCTCGATTCTCAGGGAGTTCCCATCGTTCCCCGCGATCTGGAAATATTTGGATTTGACTTGAATGAACCTACATCTTTAATTCAGAGCAACGATCCAGTTTTAAGCCAATTGGCACAACACATGATTAACCGGGAACAAGGAATTGATTTAGTCAATTGGCCCAATCGCCGGCACTATATTGCCTATGTTCCCCTAGAAGAAGCAGATTTTTCGATTGCTTTAGTCATTCCCCGTCAGAATATTGACCAAGTTCTGCGCCCTTTGCATATTCTAGGATTCATGATTATTGGTTTAGTGTTGTTAATGTTGTTTGTTGTCTGGCGGGCCCAAGATTGGGAACAACATCATCTACGCCAAGCTAAGGAAAAATCGGAAAAAACCACCCATGAATTAACGGAAGCTTTAGGCGAATTACAACGGACTCAAGCCCAATTAGTGCAAACGGAAAAAATGTCTTCTCTGGGCCAGCTCGTCGCTGGAGTTGCTCATGAATTTAATAACCCCGTCAACTTCATTCATGGGAATTTGGTTTACGCCCGTGAATATTTTCAAGATCTCACAGATTTAGTTAAAATGTATCAAAATTATATGCCCAATCCACCGAAGGAAGTTACAGACAAGCTAGAAGAAATGGATTGGGAGTTTCTAGAGTCTGATTTACTCAAGTTATTGGATTCTATGGGATCGGGTACAGAGCGGGTCAGACAGTTAGTGAAAGGATTACGCACATTTTCCAGTTTGGATGAAGATGGTTGTAAATTGGTTAATCTGAATGAACATTTAGACATTACTCTAACGATTTTAGCCAATCGTTTGCACTTAAAATCTGATTGTCGAGAGATTAAGGTGATTCGAGACTATGAGGAGTTGCCTTTGGTAGAGTGCTACCCTGGGCTGTTAAATCAAGTTTTCCTCAATCTTTTGAGTAATGCGATCGATGCAATTGATGAAGCCTCTCAGAACGGAAAATGGTTAGATAACGATCTCGATCCACCCCAAATTGAATTGAAAACTCGTGTGCTAGAATCCCCTTGTATTGAAGTGATGATTAAAGATAATGGGACGGGGATTCCTGAGAAGATTCGAGACCGAATTTTTGATCCGTTTTTTACTACTAAATCCGTGGGGAAGGGAACGGGGTTAGGTTTGGCAACCAGTTATCAGATTGTGGTGAATAAACATAAAGGAGTTTTAGATTATGATTCGATCTTAAATCAGGGCAGTCAGTTTTATATTCAGTTACCTTATATCAAACAAACTTCCACCGAATTAAGCTGA
- a CDS encoding PLP-dependent aminotransferase family protein: MHLRPIEQTQGANLYEQVANRIQTLISEGTLQPGDRLPSVRKVHQQMSVSISTALEAYRLLEDRGLIGAKPQSGYFVRSLKSPPEPDRSSPAQKACRVDTSLVFKVNSMVRDPEIIQLGAAVPGMDLLPLSTLNRLMGQVMRHNPALAHSYSPPPGCLEFRRAIARRLLDADCAVTPDEIVATHGATEAVYLSLRATTQPGDTVAISSPSYYGLLEALATLHLRALELPTHPREGICLDALETALKQKKISACALVSNFSNPLGTCMSNENKQALVELLAQYQIPLIEDDVYGDLSFNGDRPKAIKAFDREGLVLYCASYSKVLSPGLRVGWAIPGRYQPQVERLKLTVNMSTFPASQLAIAAFLANGGYDRHVRNLRRAYEQQMLQMIQAICNYFPEETKVTRPTGGHVLWVELASHFDTMELFHRACQHKISISPGIMFSPSRSYGNCFRLNCGLPWSPEIEQAMETLGSLIREG; encoded by the coding sequence ATGCACTTAAGACCCATTGAGCAAACCCAAGGCGCTAATTTATATGAACAGGTGGCCAACCGCATTCAGACGTTAATTTCTGAAGGAACCCTGCAACCGGGCGATCGCCTGCCTTCGGTGCGAAAAGTGCATCAACAAATGTCGGTGAGTATTTCCACTGCCCTAGAAGCCTATCGCCTTTTAGAAGACCGGGGACTCATTGGAGCTAAACCCCAATCTGGCTATTTTGTGCGATCGCTCAAATCTCCTCCAGAACCCGATCGCTCTTCTCCAGCCCAAAAAGCCTGTCGGGTAGATACCTCTCTAGTCTTTAAGGTCAATTCCATGGTGCGCGACCCAGAAATCATCCAACTGGGGGCTGCTGTACCGGGAATGGACTTATTACCCCTGTCCACCTTAAACCGTCTCATGGGTCAGGTAATGCGCCACAATCCCGCCTTAGCCCATAGTTATAGTCCGCCTCCGGGGTGTCTTGAATTTCGCCGGGCGATCGCCCGGCGCTTATTGGATGCCGACTGTGCCGTGACCCCAGATGAAATTGTAGCCACCCATGGAGCCACGGAAGCCGTATATTTATCCTTACGAGCCACCACTCAACCGGGGGATACAGTCGCCATCTCTTCCCCGTCCTATTATGGATTACTCGAAGCCTTAGCCACCCTCCATTTACGAGCATTAGAACTGCCAACCCATCCCAGGGAAGGTATTTGTCTTGATGCCCTAGAAACGGCCCTCAAACAAAAAAAAATTAGCGCTTGTGCCCTAGTCTCTAATTTTAGCAATCCCCTGGGCACATGCATGAGCAATGAGAACAAACAAGCCCTAGTGGAATTGCTCGCCCAGTATCAAATTCCCCTGATTGAAGATGATGTTTATGGAGATTTATCCTTTAATGGCGATCGCCCCAAAGCCATCAAAGCCTTTGATCGGGAAGGCTTAGTCTTATACTGTGCCTCCTATAGTAAAGTCTTATCCCCAGGGTTGCGCGTCGGTTGGGCCATTCCCGGACGCTATCAACCCCAAGTCGAGCGCCTCAAGCTGACGGTCAATATGAGTACCTTTCCAGCCAGTCAATTGGCGATCGCCGCCTTTCTCGCCAACGGAGGATACGATCGCCATGTGCGAAACCTGCGCCGCGCCTATGAACAACAAATGCTGCAAATGATTCAAGCCATTTGTAACTATTTTCCAGAAGAGACAAAAGTCACTCGACCCACAGGGGGTCACGTGCTTTGGGTCGAACTGGCCTCCCATTTTGATACCATGGAACTATTCCACAGAGCTTGCCAACATAAAATCAGTATTTCTCCGGGAATTATGTTTTCGCCCTCTAGAAGTTATGGCAATTGTTTCCGGCTCAATTGTGGTTTACCCTGGTCGCCAGAAATTGAACAAGCCATGGAAACCTTGGGGAGCTTGATCCGTGAGGGATAG
- a CDS encoding Uma2 family endonuclease, giving the protein MPKLTIKDLEYLQTQHPNYRMELVQGEIICMSPSGLESDEVAAAIVAELSHWVRPRKLGRVIASSGGFRLPNADGDVRAPDASFILAQRLPRTTEGYAELVPDLMFEVKSRTDSINKLREKIQEFIALGTQVGVLVDPRTRTMEVYRLNQDPVTLGDGDVFTVPELLPGWELPVVEIWAPEFD; this is encoded by the coding sequence ATGCCTAAATTAACCATCAAAGACTTAGAATATCTCCAAACCCAGCATCCTAACTATCGGATGGAATTAGTTCAAGGAGAAATTATCTGTATGAGTCCTTCTGGATTAGAATCAGATGAAGTGGCTGCTGCGATTGTGGCTGAATTATCCCATTGGGTGAGACCGCGAAAATTAGGCCGCGTCATTGCCTCTAGTGGTGGATTTCGTTTACCGAATGCTGACGGAGATGTTCGCGCACCGGATGCCTCTTTTATCCTCGCTCAACGTTTACCGCGCACTACGGAAGGGTATGCTGAATTAGTGCCGGATCTAATGTTTGAAGTGAAGTCGAGAACGGATAGTATCAACAAATTGCGCGAGAAAATCCAAGAATTCATCGCATTAGGAACTCAGGTAGGAGTATTGGTCGATCCGAGAACTCGGACAATGGAGGTTTATCGACTTAATCAAGACCCCGTAACGTTAGGGGATGGGGATGTTTTCACCGTTCCGGAATTGCTCCCTGGATGGGAATTACCCGTGGTAGAAATCTGGGCCCCGGAATTTGATTAA
- a CDS encoding DUF7219 family protein → MKEQFLYPRTSYHGKLTPDNLIFNANLQEFAQKVSLISALETNGKITPIESYNRIKKLWEELHRIRQGLDIQDSA, encoded by the coding sequence ATGAAAGAACAATTTTTATATCCCCGGACTTCTTACCACGGAAAACTGACTCCCGATAATCTAATTTTCAATGCCAATTTACAAGAATTTGCTCAGAAAGTCAGTCTGATCAGCGCCCTAGAAACCAATGGAAAAATTACCCCCATTGAATCCTACAACCGCATCAAAAAATTGTGGGAAGAATTGCACCGAATTCGGCAAGGATTAGATATTCAAGATTCAGCTTAA
- a CDS encoding YbjN domain-containing protein: protein MTHQDLELDQEIIFDAKNEAPLRVQGVNLQVKLEEGLREVRLRVEVDGASYAEIEDNNQFNLEKRWRGEMVGEFLSDRPLYLDLMLQPDRVPDRIPDDLRAILTPELLQSELWLALSVYQEVEGERVGYDTFWQRANLTQLTQAVQMGAQALETLFNTVQEGLETEFSQMEEGGFAGFMRQLEEWTEEEEETSLEAVVRDFFEQDDWEFIQVESGLLQLAFQGENGRWRCYARIYEGDKQFLFYSLFPVAVPEGDRRLMAELLTKANYGMILGNFELDFADGELRYKTSIDVEGDRLTVALVRSLVYANVTIMDRYLPAIVAVLEGSSISEALQRVE, encoded by the coding sequence ATGACTCATCAAGATTTAGAACTGGATCAAGAGATTATTTTTGATGCCAAAAATGAGGCTCCGTTGCGGGTGCAAGGGGTAAACCTTCAGGTGAAGTTGGAGGAGGGGTTACGGGAGGTACGGTTAAGGGTGGAGGTGGATGGGGCCAGTTATGCAGAAATTGAGGACAATAATCAGTTTAATTTGGAGAAACGCTGGCGGGGGGAAATGGTGGGGGAGTTTCTGAGCGATCGCCCCCTATACTTGGATCTGATGTTACAACCGGATCGAGTGCCCGATCGGATTCCCGATGATTTACGGGCGATCTTAACTCCAGAATTGTTACAGTCTGAGCTATGGTTGGCGCTGTCGGTTTATCAAGAGGTTGAGGGGGAGCGAGTTGGTTATGATACGTTTTGGCAACGGGCGAATTTAACTCAATTGACGCAAGCGGTTCAGATGGGAGCGCAAGCGCTGGAAACGCTGTTTAATACGGTTCAAGAGGGTTTAGAAACGGAATTTTCCCAGATGGAAGAGGGGGGTTTTGCTGGATTCATGCGGCAGTTGGAGGAGTGGACAGAGGAGGAAGAGGAGACTTCTTTAGAGGCGGTGGTGCGAGATTTTTTTGAGCAGGATGATTGGGAATTTATACAGGTTGAGTCAGGACTTTTACAGTTAGCGTTTCAGGGAGAAAATGGTCGTTGGCGCTGTTATGCTCGCATTTATGAAGGGGATAAGCAGTTTCTGTTTTATTCTCTCTTTCCGGTTGCGGTTCCAGAAGGCGATCGCCGGTTGATGGCAGAATTGTTAACTAAAGCTAACTATGGCATGATTTTGGGCAATTTTGAGCTAGATTTTGCCGACGGTGAACTGCGATATAAGACGAGCATTGATGTGGAGGGCGATCGCCTGACGGTGGCTTTGGTGCGATCGCTGGTGTATGCTAATGTGACCATTATGGATCGATACTTACCGGCGATCGTGGCGGTATTAGAGGGGAGTTCGATATCGGAGGCACTCCAAAGGGTTGAATAA
- the glcD gene encoding glycolate oxidase subunit GlcD, which produces MVSSPPQTARSTSDWKRIIRDFQQILGRQGVIQRKEELLTYECDGLTSYRVRPKLVLLPRNTQEVAETVKLCDRHQLPWVARGAGTGLSGGALPVENGVLISTAFMRQILDIDLENQQVVVQPAVINNWVTEAVSGAGFYYAPDPSSQIICSIGGNVAENSGGVHCFKYGVTTNHVLGLKLVLPDGSIVDVGGEVPEMPGYDLTGLFVGSEGTLGIATEIRLRIIKQAEAIQVLLADFTSVEAAGAAVSDIVSAGIIPAGMEMMDNFSINAVEDVVATNCYPRDAVAILLVEVDGLEVEVAEYGQRIADICRQNGARDIKTATDPEERLRLWKGRKAAFAAVGKIKPDYYVQDGVIPRTQLPYVLGEIEKLSEKYGYPVANVFHAGDGNLHPLLLYDNKIPGALETVEELGGEILKICVQVGGSISGEHGIGADKLCYMDRMFTPVDLETMQWVRSVFNPQGLANPGKVFPTPKSCGEAAQVKAQLANQKTGVDLF; this is translated from the coding sequence ATGGTCAGTTCTCCTCCCCAAACCGCCCGCAGTACCTCCGATTGGAAACGTATTATTCGAGACTTTCAACAAATTTTGGGTCGTCAAGGAGTGATCCAGCGTAAGGAAGAACTGCTCACCTATGAATGTGATGGCTTAACCAGTTATCGGGTACGACCTAAGCTAGTTTTACTGCCACGCAATACCCAAGAGGTAGCCGAAACAGTTAAATTATGCGATCGCCATCAACTTCCCTGGGTAGCACGGGGAGCAGGAACCGGCCTCTCTGGTGGCGCTCTTCCCGTAGAAAACGGAGTCTTGATTTCCACTGCCTTTATGCGCCAAATTCTCGATATTGACTTAGAGAACCAACAGGTCGTGGTGCAACCGGCCGTCATTAATAACTGGGTCACCGAAGCCGTGAGCGGTGCTGGGTTTTATTATGCTCCCGATCCCTCCAGTCAAATTATTTGCTCCATTGGCGGTAATGTAGCGGAAAACTCAGGCGGGGTTCATTGCTTCAAATATGGAGTCACCACCAACCATGTTCTGGGCTTAAAATTAGTGCTTCCCGATGGTTCTATCGTTGATGTGGGGGGAGAAGTGCCGGAAATGCCTGGATATGACCTCACCGGATTGTTTGTCGGTTCAGAAGGAACCCTAGGCATTGCCACAGAAATCCGATTACGGATTATTAAACAAGCCGAAGCCATTCAAGTCCTACTGGCTGATTTTACCAGTGTGGAAGCCGCAGGAGCTGCCGTTTCCGATATTGTCAGCGCCGGAATTATTCCGGCAGGCATGGAAATGATGGATAACTTTAGTATTAATGCAGTTGAAGATGTGGTTGCTACGAACTGTTATCCCAGAGATGCGGTGGCTATTCTGTTAGTAGAAGTAGATGGGTTAGAGGTGGAAGTGGCTGAATATGGCCAACGCATTGCCGACATTTGCCGTCAAAATGGAGCCAGGGATATCAAGACCGCTACCGATCCAGAGGAGCGCCTCCGATTATGGAAAGGTCGTAAAGCAGCTTTTGCGGCTGTGGGTAAGATTAAACCGGATTATTATGTCCAAGATGGGGTCATTCCTCGGACACAACTCCCCTATGTCCTGGGAGAAATCGAGAAACTGAGTGAAAAATATGGCTATCCAGTGGCTAATGTGTTTCATGCGGGGGATGGCAATCTTCATCCCCTGCTGCTCTACGATAATAAGATTCCGGGAGCGTTAGAAACGGTGGAAGAATTAGGGGGAGAAATTTTGAAGATCTGTGTACAAGTGGGGGGCAGTATTTCAGGAGAACATGGGATTGGAGCGGATAAACTGTGTTATATGGATCGGATGTTTACCCCTGTGGATCTCGAAACCATGCAATGGGTGCGTTCCGTGTTTAATCCCCAAGGGTTAGCGAATCCGGGTAAGGTGTTTCCCACTCCTAAAAGCTGTGGAGAAGCGGCTCAAGTCAAAGCACAATTAGCGAATCAGAAGACAGGAGTCGATTTATTTTAA
- the trpC gene encoding indole-3-glycerol phosphate synthase TrpC: MQIRRRPPSPTFSISHLQYQVSVPGSEPQNILEKIVWHKETEVQGQREKVSLSDLKRRIETVAPAKDFLGALRQGKTQPAVIAEVKKASPSKGVIRENFDPVAIAQSYQQGGATCLSVLTDRKFFQGSFENLAKVRAAVDLPLLCKEFIIYPYQIYQARIHGADAVLLIAAILSDQDLKYFSKIIHALGMTALIEVHSLDELDRVLALESVHLIGINNRNLEDFTVDLKTTETLSHARRQHLQDRDILLVSESGLHSSEDLQFVASVGAQAVLIGESLVKQDDPGKAIADLFPNPHQLQ, translated from the coding sequence ATGCAAATTCGTCGTCGTCCCCCTAGTCCCACATTTTCCATCAGTCACCTGCAATATCAAGTGAGTGTACCCGGTAGTGAACCCCAAAATATTCTGGAAAAAATTGTCTGGCATAAGGAAACGGAAGTCCAAGGACAACGGGAAAAAGTCTCTTTAAGTGACCTAAAACGTCGTATAGAAACGGTTGCTCCTGCCAAAGACTTTCTCGGCGCACTTCGCCAGGGTAAAACCCAGCCCGCCGTGATTGCTGAAGTCAAAAAAGCATCACCCTCAAAAGGAGTAATCCGGGAAAACTTTGATCCAGTGGCGATCGCCCAATCCTACCAGCAAGGAGGAGCCACTTGTTTATCCGTATTAACCGATCGCAAATTTTTCCAAGGCAGCTTTGAAAACCTCGCCAAAGTTCGCGCCGCCGTTGACTTACCCCTCTTGTGCAAAGAATTTATTATTTATCCCTACCAAATCTATCAAGCCCGCATTCATGGCGCAGACGCAGTTCTCCTCATTGCCGCCATCCTCTCCGATCAAGACCTCAAATACTTTAGTAAAATCATTCACGCCCTAGGCATGACAGCCTTAATTGAAGTCCATTCCCTCGACGAACTCGACCGAGTATTAGCCTTAGAATCCGTCCACTTGATTGGCATCAATAACCGCAACCTAGAAGATTTTACCGTAGACCTAAAAACCACAGAAACCCTCTCCCACGCTCGTCGCCAGCACCTGCAAGATCGGGACATTCTCCTGGTGAGTGAATCCGGACTCCATAGCAGTGAAGATCTGCAATTTGTCGCCTCTGTGGGCGCTCAAGCCGTCTTAATCGGCGAGTCATTAGTGAAACAAGACGACCCAGGAAAGGCGATCGCCGACCTATTTCCCAACCCACATCAACTACAATAA
- a CDS encoding restriction endonuclease subunit R, with translation MPTTIPAQDITLEALQEHFGLQLTPDPDFFLEWQQNLPELSDREKQTLQRVCSHYFNLVSRRPLLEEGVKMVILSPLLDLAGFFQPPFSIRTETPVELSVEDEGLIIRGRIDVLVIQQHLWILIIEAKSTKIDIMEALPQALSYMLKSGQQTKPIFGFLLNGREFVFVKLQPSDPPIYSRSYALSIERPYELEQVLSVLKTISQLA, from the coding sequence ATGCCGACAACGATACCCGCGCAGGACATTACCCTCGAAGCACTCCAAGAACATTTTGGTCTGCAATTGACCCCTGACCCTGATTTTTTTCTAGAATGGCAACAGAACTTACCCGAATTAAGCGATCGCGAAAAACAAACCCTGCAAAGAGTATGCAGTCACTACTTTAACCTGGTCAGTCGCCGTCCTCTTCTAGAAGAAGGGGTGAAAATGGTCATCCTCTCGCCCTTATTAGACCTGGCTGGATTTTTTCAACCGCCCTTTTCTATCCGCACGGAAACCCCCGTAGAACTCTCCGTTGAAGATGAAGGCTTAATCATCAGAGGTCGGATTGATGTTTTAGTAATCCAACAACATCTCTGGATACTGATTATTGAAGCCAAAAGTACCAAAATTGATATCATGGAAGCACTTCCTCAAGCCCTCTCTTATATGCTCAAGAGCGGTCAGCAGACCAAGCCAATCTTTGGCTTTTTGCTCAATGGTCGAGAATTTGTGTTTGTTAAACTTCAACCCTCCGATCCGCCTATCTATAGTCGCTCTTACGCCTTATCAATTGAAAGACCCTATGAACTAGAGCAAGTCTTATCGGTACTCAAAACTATTAGTCAACTGGCTTAA
- a CDS encoding DUF5340 domain-containing protein, which yields MQPIPVPSHVHYELLLQLLERQTWLAVEGQSVQREQVHQLIATLRKALAQQRQLEQSCQRSNLPVEYRWSLNEGIPEER from the coding sequence ATGCAACCTATTCCGGTTCCCTCTCATGTTCACTATGAACTTCTTCTCCAACTCTTAGAGCGTCAAACTTGGTTAGCGGTTGAAGGCCAATCTGTTCAGCGAGAGCAAGTTCATCAACTCATTGCCACCCTGCGTAAAGCCCTCGCCCAACAGCGTCAACTCGAACAAAGTTGTCAGCGCTCTAACTTACCCGTAGAGTATCGTTGGTCTCTCAATGAGGGTATACCGGAAGAGCGCTAA